One region of Tamandua tetradactyla isolate mTamTet1 chromosome 6, mTamTet1.pri, whole genome shotgun sequence genomic DNA includes:
- the EVI2B gene encoding protein EVI2B has protein sequence MDSKHFILIFFCGHLTDTFSSETQAITTEKQPQSTLLRSKSYVSAISQNITVNPLGQPTQFNNISSGQPTPPAEVTVGHSFVYNVTRQPKAIANTSSQQTAIPGFTHARKLPPSAHTSTRTPPPSVYTSTQQPSFAHTSGKPVPPTVHNLPIQPTSTVKILPRITPGFILATEKSTSNKKALRETNSNSIAAILIGIILTSMLVAIIVIVLWKCLRKPVLNDQNWAGRSPFADGETPDICMDNIRENEAPIKRTSIVSLMAWKPSKNTLLADDLEIKLFESRENIEEPNNPKTEKIKDQINGTSEESADGSTIGTAVSSSDDADLPPPPPLLDLEEQEGKQSEKPTTTILSPLQNDSIDLPPSLDYPNQACEDDNFESKKSFLPPPDSLNLTQPPLDFMENQEDSNNEIQCQEFSIPPDSAQDFNESLPPPPAELL, from the coding sequence ATGGATTCCAAACATttcatcttaattttcttttgcgGACATCTGACTGATACATTCTCCTCAGAGACACAAGCAATCACAACAGAGAAACAGCCACAGTCTACTCTACTTAGATCAAAGTCATACGTTTCagctatttctcaaaatataACAGTGAATCCTTTGGGGCAACCAACACAATTCAACAACATTTCTTCTGGACAACCAACACCACCTGCTGAAGTCACTGTTGGACACTCATTTGTCTATAACGTCACCAGACAACCAAAAGCAATAGCCAACACCTCCTCCCAACAAACAGCAATACCGGGGTTTACCCATGCCAGAAAACTACCACCATCTGCCCACACTTCCACTAGAACACCACCACCATCTGTCTACACCTCCACTCAACAACCATCATTTGCCCACACTTCTGGAAAACCAGTGCCACCAACTGTTCATAATTTACCCATACAACCAACATCAACTGTCAAAATTTTACCCAGGATTACACCAGGATTCATCCTAGCAACAGAAAAATCTACCAGTAACAAAAAGGCCCTACGTGAAACTAATTCTAATTCAATAGCTGCTATATTAATTGGTATAATTCTGACTTCTATGTTGGTAGCTATAATCGTGATTGTACTTTGGAAATGCTTGAGGAAACCAGTTTTAAATGATCAAAATTGGGCAGGTAGGTCTCCATTTGCTGATGGAGAAACCCCTGACATATGTATGGATAACATCAGAGAAAATGAAGCACCTATAAAACGTACATCAATTGTTTCACTTATGGCCTGGAAACCAAGCAAAAACACACTTTTAGCAGATGACTTAGAAATTAAGTTGTTTGAATCAAGAGAAAACATTGAAGAACCAAATAACCCcaagacagagaaaataaaagatcaaaTAAATGGTACATCAGAGGAGAGTGCTGATGGATCAACAATTGGCACTGCTGTTTCTTCTTCAGATGATGCAGATCTGCCTCCACCACCTCCCCTTCTTGATTTGGAAGAGCAGGAGGGCAAGCaatctgaaaaacccacaacGACAATTCTGTCTCCTCTGCAAAATGATTCTATTGATCTCCCACCATCTCTGGACTATCCCAATCAAGCATGTGAAGATGATAATTTTGAGTCCAAAAAGTCATTTCTGCCTCCCCCTGACTCACTTAACTTGACCCAGCCACCACTAGATTTTATGGAAAATCAGGAAGATTCCAACAATGAGATTCAATGCCAGGAGTTCTCTATTCCTCCTGACTCTGCTCAAGATTTCAATGAAtccctgccacccccacctgCAGAATTATTATAA